TTTTCAGATTTAATTCAGAAATTATGCCGTTCTTTGCTTCCAAGTTCCAAGTCTTGCATCTTGGCTCTTGGTTCTTGACTCTAAATATAAATGTTCATATGAAGATATTGATAGTGGAAGATGAACCCTCCTTGCAGGAGTTGATCAGGCGAACCCTGGAAAGAGAAAGGTATGTGGTGGAATGTGCTTCAACCTATCAATCGGCCCTTCGGAAGATTGAAGATTACGAATACGATTGTATCCTGTTGGATATTATGCTTCCCGATGGTAACGGGTTATTGATACTGGAAGCTTTAAAGAAAATGCAAAAACCGGACAGTGTGATCATTATCTCGGCTAATGACGCACTGGAAGATAAAATTGGAGGGCTGGAACTGGGCGCGGATGACTATCTGGCTAAACCCTTTCATCTGGCCGAACTGATTGCCCGGATCAGGAGTGTTATACGACGGAAACAACAGGACGGCAACATGGCCATTGAGACAGGCAATGTGAAAATTTATCCTGATGGATTCAAGGTTACTGTTGGAGACAAGGATATAGACCTTAACCGCAAGGAATACGACATACTTTTCTATTTTGCAAATCGCAGCAACCGGCTGATCAATAAACACACACTCGCAGAAGCGGTGTGGGGCGACCATATCGATCAAGTCGATAATTTCGACTTCATTTATGCGCAGATCAAAAACCTGAGGAAGAAACTGAAAGAATCCGGGGCAAGCATAGAAATAAAAGCCGTATACGGTATCGGCTATAAACTAATTATTGAATAATCGCTAATGAAACTGATCTACCATATCATCATCCGTTTGAGCATTGTACTCAGTATTGTCCTGGCTATATGGGCTGTCTTCTTTTATATGAGGATGATCGATGAAATAAACGATGAAACCGACGACTCACTGGAAGATTACTCCGAACAGATCATCATGCGTCAGCTTGCAGGAGAAGAAATGCCTTCTGAAAGTAACAACTCAAATAACCAATATTACCTGAAAGAAATAACAGCCGTGGAGGCACAAAGCAAACCCCATATTCATTATATCGATTCCATGATATATATACCACTCAAAAGGGAAACAGAGCCGGCTCGTATACTCACTACCGTTTACAGGGATGAAAACGGAAAATACTACGAATTAGTTGTCGCTATCCCCACCATTGAAAAAAAAGATCTCAAGGAGGCTATCCTTTACTGGATGATCTTTCTGTATTTCGGACTTTTATTTTGCATCCTCCTGATCAATGTCTGGATATACCACCAGAGTAACCGCCCCCTGCATAAATTACTTGCATGGCTCAACAGATACAAGATAGGAAAAGAAAACACTCCTTTAAACAATGATACGGGCATCACCGAATTCAAGAGACTGAACGAGGCAGTCGTCAAAAGTATGCAACGCAGTGAGGAAGTTTTCGAGGAACAAAAATTATTCATCGGGAACGCCTCCCATGAAATACAAACTCCCCTGGCCGTATGCCGCAACCGACTGGAAAACCTGATGGAAGACGAATCCCTCACCGAAACCCAACTGGAAGAGTTGTCGAAAACACTCCAGACCCTTGAACAGATCACCCGGTTAAATAAAACACTACTATTGCTCTCCAAAATAGAAAACAGGCAGTTTCCCGGCACACATCATATTGAGTTAAATTCCATCATAAAAAAGAATATCAACGACTATCAGGAAGTGTATGCCCATATGAATGTAGAAGTTGAAATCAGGGAATCCGGTATATTTAAAGTAATAATGAATGAAACGTTGGCTGATATACTGGTCAACAACATTATCAAAAATGCTTTTGTCCACAACATCGCAAATGGAAAGATCGTTATCGAAATCTCTCCGTCGAAACTTGTTATCAAAAACAGCGGACAGGAATTCGCCCTTGACTCCCAACTTATTTTCAAGAGGTTCCACCAGGGGAATAAAAAACCTGAATCCTCAGGGCTGGGCCTGGCTTTGATCAAATCGATATGCGATTTGGAAAAGCTACATATAAGCTATGCTTTTGAGAATAATTTTCATCGTTTTGAAATCTCCCGGTAAAAAATTTCATTTTCTTTTCAGAATCGTGTTATAGCTTTGCCATGTACAAACTGAACATAAAAAGAAATCACAAATGAAAAAATTAATTCTTTTATTTTTCTGCGTGGCCGCCGTCCACGTAACAGCCAAAGCCGGCAACGACAGACCTATCAGTTTTGATCAACTGCCGGCCCAGTCTCAACAGATGATCAAGAAATATTTCCCCAACCAGTCCGTTGCATTGGTTAAAATGGAGCGTGAATTTTCGGGAAAAAGCTATGAAGTCATTTTCACCAATGGAAACAAAGCGGAATTTGACAGAAAAGGGATCTGGAAAGAGATTGATTGCAAGTACACGGAACTTCCTTCGGAAGTAGTGCCTCCGCAAATCGCTAATTATGTGAGGACGAATTATCCCGACTTAAAAATAACCAAAATAGAGAAAAAGAGTCGAAACCGGCATGAGATCGAATTATTGAATGGCATGGAACTGGAATTCGACGCTAACTTTAATGTAATTGATATTGATGATTAAAAAATTCGGATCTCGGATTTGGGAGATTATCCCGCTTCTTAACTTCTCCACTTCTTAACTTCTGATTTCTTAGTACTAATTTCTGACTCAAACAAATTAAAAACGTATGAAACAAAAAGCTATCTTAATAATATTGGCTCTGGCTGTAATAACACTGCCATTTTTGAGCTGTGATGACGACAAATTATCGGATGCTGCCGCCAGCGATATCAGGGCATTTATCGAAAACAAATATCCGGGTGCACAGGTCGTGGAGATTGACCGGGCAAGGAACACCATCGAGGTGGATATAATCCATGACACTTTAAGCAAAGATGTTGTCTTCGACCTGAATAATAACTGGCTGCACACATCATGGGATGTCAGGGTTTCCGAATTACCACAGGCGATAAGTAACATAGTAAATGATCCCGCATACAGTGGATACCATATCGATGATGCCGACTTTGTAGAAACGCCTCGGGGCAATTACTACCTGCTGGAACTTGAAAAGGGTAACTCCGAAATAAAAGTAAAAATCGATGAAACCGGAAAAGTATTAAATTAAAGCCAAAACCCCTTCAACCGGGGTTCAAACGCTACTTCGGTTAAATAGAGATGCCGGCTTTCCATTACCTCCAAAGGGTTACGGAAAGTCGGCACCGGTTTTTTCTCTGCTATTTACCCTAACGTGTATTTACCCTACTGCACAATTAGGCTGTGTCACTATCTGAAAGAAATCATTTCCCTTGTCATCCACCAGGATAAATGCCGGAAAATCTTCCACTTCAATCTTCCATATCGCTTCCATCCCCAATTCGGGATACTCCACACATTCAAGGCTCTTGATGCTATCCTGCGCCAGGATGGCTGCCGGCCCGCCAATGCTGCCTAAATAGAAACCTCCATGCTTTTTACAGGCATCCGTAACCTGCTGACTGCGGTTCCCTTTTGCCAGCATGATCATGCTGCCGCCGTGCGACTGGAACAGATCCACGTATGAGTCCATGCGCCCTGCCGTGGTGGGTCCCATCGATCCGGAAGCATAACCCTCCGGAGTCTTGGCCGGGCCCGCATAGTAAATAGGATGATCCTTGATATACTGTGGGAGCCCTTCCCCGCGATCGATGCGTTCTTTAAGCTTGGCATGGGCTATGTCCCTACCGACAATGATCGTACCATTCAGCGAAAGGCGGGTGGAGACCGGATATTTGGAAAGCTCCGCGAGGATTTCACCCATAGGCCTGTTGAGGTCGATATTCACTCCCCCTCCTTCACCCGCTTCACGGTATTCTTCAGGAATAAGACGGGTGGGATTATCCTCCAGTTTTTCGATCCAGATACCTTCACGGTTGATTTTTGCCTTGATGTTGCGGTCGGCCGAACAGGATACTCCCATCCCTACGGGACAGGAAGCGCCATGGCGCGGCAGGCGGATAACCCGCACGTCATGGGCGAAATATTTCCCTCCAAACTGTGCACCAAGTCCCAACTCTACGGAAGCTTTCTTCAGCCTGTTCTCCAGTTCAATGTCCCGGAAGGCCTGTCCCAGCTCATTCCCTTCCGTGGGCAGGTTATCATAGTATTTGGCGGAGGCAAGCTTCACCGTCTTCAGATTCGCTTCGGCCGAGGTGCCACCAATCACGAACGCCAGGTGATAGGGAGGGCAGGCAGCAGTTCCCAGTGACTTCATTTTTGCGATCAGGAACTCTTCCAGTTTACCGGGAGTAAGCAGCGCTTTGGTCTCCTGATAGAGATAGGTTTTATTGGCCGAACCGCCTCCTTTGGCAATGCAGAGGAACTTGTACTCGTCTCCCTCCGTTGCATAGAGGTCGATTTGCGCGGGCAGGTTCGTGCCCGTGTTCACTTCATCATACATGTTCAATGCCGCATTCTGGGAATAACGCAGGTTCTCGTTCACGAAAGTATTGTACACTCCCCGTGAAAGGGCCTCCTCATCGTTCCCGTCGGTCCATACCTGCTGTCCCTTTTTCCCCATGATAATCGCCGTACCCGTATCCTGACAGAAAGGAAGAATCCCTTTCGCCGATATTTCGGCATTACGCAGAAAGGTGAGTGCCACGAACTTATCATTGTCACTTGCTTCAGGGTCGGCGAGAATGCCAGCCACTTGCTCCTGGTGGTCGGGGCGCAGCAGGAATTCCACATCACGGAAAGCAGTCTCCGCCAATAGGGTTAATCCCTCTTTCGAGACCTTCAGGATTTCTTTCCCTTCAAAGGATGCCACTGATACATGCTCCTTT
This window of the Proteiniphilum saccharofermentans genome carries:
- a CDS encoding PepSY-like domain-containing protein, which gives rise to MKKLILLFFCVAAVHVTAKAGNDRPISFDQLPAQSQQMIKKYFPNQSVALVKMEREFSGKSYEVIFTNGNKAEFDRKGIWKEIDCKYTELPSEVVPPQIANYVRTNYPDLKITKIEKKSRNRHEIELLNGMELEFDANFNVIDIDD
- a CDS encoding fumarate hydratase → MATKPFIYQEPFPMSKDQTSYYLLTKEHVSVASFEGKEILKVSKEGLTLLAETAFRDVEFLLRPDHQEQVAGILADPEASDNDKFVALTFLRNAEISAKGILPFCQDTGTAIIMGKKGQQVWTDGNDEEALSRGVYNTFVNENLRYSQNAALNMYDEVNTGTNLPAQIDLYATEGDEYKFLCIAKGGGSANKTYLYQETKALLTPGKLEEFLIAKMKSLGTAACPPYHLAFVIGGTSAEANLKTVKLASAKYYDNLPTEGNELGQAFRDIELENRLKKASVELGLGAQFGGKYFAHDVRVIRLPRHGASCPVGMGVSCSADRNIKAKINREGIWIEKLEDNPTRLIPEEYREAGEGGGVNIDLNRPMGEILAELSKYPVSTRLSLNGTIIVGRDIAHAKLKERIDRGEGLPQYIKDHPIYYAGPAKTPEGYASGSMGPTTAGRMDSYVDLFQSHGGSMIMLAKGNRSQQVTDACKKHGGFYLGSIGGPAAILAQDSIKSLECVEYPELGMEAIWKIEVEDFPAFILVDDKGNDFFQIVTQPNCAVG
- a CDS encoding sensor histidine kinase; its protein translation is MKLIYHIIIRLSIVLSIVLAIWAVFFYMRMIDEINDETDDSLEDYSEQIIMRQLAGEEMPSESNNSNNQYYLKEITAVEAQSKPHIHYIDSMIYIPLKRETEPARILTTVYRDENGKYYELVVAIPTIEKKDLKEAILYWMIFLYFGLLFCILLINVWIYHQSNRPLHKLLAWLNRYKIGKENTPLNNDTGITEFKRLNEAVVKSMQRSEEVFEEQKLFIGNASHEIQTPLAVCRNRLENLMEDESLTETQLEELSKTLQTLEQITRLNKTLLLLSKIENRQFPGTHHIELNSIIKKNINDYQEVYAHMNVEVEIRESGIFKVIMNETLADILVNNIIKNAFVHNIANGKIVIEISPSKLVIKNSGQEFALDSQLIFKRFHQGNKKPESSGLGLALIKSICDLEKLHISYAFENNFHRFEISR
- a CDS encoding PepSY-like domain-containing protein, with protein sequence MKQKAILIILALAVITLPFLSCDDDKLSDAAASDIRAFIENKYPGAQVVEIDRARNTIEVDIIHDTLSKDVVFDLNNNWLHTSWDVRVSELPQAISNIVNDPAYSGYHIDDADFVETPRGNYYLLELEKGNSEIKVKIDETGKVLN
- a CDS encoding response regulator transcription factor; protein product: MKILIVEDEPSLQELIRRTLERERYVVECASTYQSALRKIEDYEYDCILLDIMLPDGNGLLILEALKKMQKPDSVIIISANDALEDKIGGLELGADDYLAKPFHLAELIARIRSVIRRKQQDGNMAIETGNVKIYPDGFKVTVGDKDIDLNRKEYDILFYFANRSNRLINKHTLAEAVWGDHIDQVDNFDFIYAQIKNLRKKLKESGASIEIKAVYGIGYKLIIE